The Sorex araneus isolate mSorAra2 chromosome 5, mSorAra2.pri, whole genome shotgun sequence genome has a segment encoding these proteins:
- the RUSC1 gene encoding AP-4 complex accessory subunit RUSC1 isoform X1, producing the protein MLSPQRALLCNLNHIHLQHVSLGLHLSRRPELREGPLSTSPPPGDTGGKESRGPCSGALVDANSNSPAVPCRCCQEHGQGLENRQDPAPEDEGPASPSDPGCSSSLSSCSDLSPDESPVSVYSRDLPHDQHAQPRPHICAQEPGSPPASAGPNACSPDSFCCSPDSCSGASSPPGPGLDSNCNALTTCQDVASPGLEEEDEGEEPDLPTTELPEPEDGKTGAGKTEPSWNINPIWKIDTEKIEADGNIVENNNPAWKAHGETTPAWTAEAGKGEPAAKADRGRTDSGSRAEAGNLEGGWRSDVSEEPVPQRTITSFHELAQKRKRGPGLPLVPQAKKDRSDWLIVFSPDTELPPTGTLGAAPAPPREVTTFKELRTRSRAPPPPLPPRDPPAGWALVPPRPPPPPVPPRRKKNRPGLQPIAEGQPEEGRAVSPAARREAAGAQEPEKPGAQARLEAGPLLLPPPLFFRLSADGRPLLEGGGVGAARSLLLAPLAGWPCAGLRLLEAPTPPEEQLLPVRLSPVGAYSPPARGALPCLASPELALLLSPLFPRSSTFPAAAPPPRQVSVPPLPPPPRPPKAPRWTRSPPPPPRLLRSSWSFAGVPGAQRLWMAEAQSGPGQLQEQKKGLLIAVSAAVDKIISHFGAARNLVQKAQLGDSRLSPDVGHLVLTTLCPALHALVADGLKPFRKDLITGQRRSSPWSVVEASVKPGSGPRALGTLYSQVSRLGPLSSSRSRFHAFILGLLNTKQLELWFSRLQEDAGLLSLLYLPTGFFSLARASCPALSTELLLLLQPLSVLTFHLDLLFEHHHHLPLGPPQAPALPGSPPALQQTMQAVLHWGGRLAQSLRGGAGEAPPGPSAPSGASAPSSWWDQLTQASRVYASGGAEGFRLPRWGCRQPGPAAEGTQERSPPTEEASLGRGLWLGRLFGVPGALSEAESGALKSRRPSSWLSPTVNVLALVKRGAPPETPSPPEELEAPASSRVQTHRAVRALCDHTAAGPDQLSFRRGEVLQIIATVDEDWLHCGRDGVEGLVPVGYTSLVL; encoded by the exons ATGCTGTCCCCTCAGAGGGCCTTACTCTGCAACCTCAACCACATCCACCTCCAGCACGTCTCTCTGGGCCTGCACTTGTCCCGCCGGCCCGAGCTCCGGGAGGGGCCTTTgagcacctcccctcccccaggggacACAGGGGGCAAGGAGAGTCGGGGCCCCTGCAGCGGGGCCCTGGTGGACGCCAACTCCAACAGCCCGGCGGTGCCCTGCCGATGCTGCCAGGAGcacgggcaggggctggagaaccGGCAGGACCCGGCGCCAGAGGACGAAGGGCCGGCTTCCCCCTCCGACCCCGGCTGCTCATCCTCTCTCAGCTCCTGCTCAGATCTCAGCCCTGACGAGTCGCCGGTCTCGGTCTACTCGCGGGACCTCCCCCACGACCAGCATGCCCAGCCTCGGCCCCACATCTGCGCTCAGGAGCCGGGCTCCCCGCCGGCCTCTGCCGGGCCCAATGCCTGCTCCCCAGACAGCTTCTGCTGCTCCCCGGATTCCTGCTCTGGGGCTTCCTCCCCTCCCGGTCCTGGCCTGGACTCCAACTGCAACGCGCTCACCACCTGCCAGGACGTCGCTTCCCCCGGGCTGGAAGAAGAGGACGAGGGTGAGGAGCCGGACCTCCCCACCACCGAACTCCCGGAGCCCGAGGACGGGAAAACGGGCGCCGGGAAAACGGAGCCCAGCTGGAACATCAACCCTATTTGGAAAATCGACACAGAGAAAATCGAAGCAGACGGGAACATCGTCGAGAACAATAACCCGGCTTGGAAAGCCCACGGGGAGACGACCCCCGCTTGGacggcagaagctgggaagggCGAGCCCGCGGCGAAAGCAGACAGGGGAAGAACGGATTCGGGCTCGAGAGCAGAAGCCGGGAACCTCGAGGGGGGATGGAGAAGTGACGTCAGCGAGGAGCCGGTGCCTCAGCGGACGATCACGTCCTTCCACGAGCTAGCCCAGAAGCGCAagcggggcccggggctgcccctcGTGCCGCAGGCCAAGAAAGACCGCAGTGACTGGCTCATCGTCTTCTCGCCCGACACCGAGCTGCCCCCCACCGGCACGCTGGGCGCCGCGCCCGCGCCACCGCGGGAAGTCACCACCTTCAAGGAACTCCGCACGCGAAGTCGggcaccgcccccgcccctcccgccccgggacccccccGCAGGCTGGGCCTTGGTCCcaccccggccgccgccgccccccgtgCCGCCCCGGAGGAAGAAGAACCGCCCGGGGTTGCAGCCCATAGCCGAGGGGCAGCCCGAGGAGGGCAGGGCCGTGAGTCCCGCGGCCCGCCGGGAGGCCGCAGGCGCCCAGGAGCCCGAGAAGCCCGGCGCGCAGGCACGCCTGGAGG CCGGTCCCCTCCTGCTCCCGCCGCCCCTGTTTTTCCGGCTCTCGGCCGACGGGCGCCCCCTGTTGGAGGGTGGGGGCGTGGGCGCAGCCAGGTCTCTGCTCCTGGCCCCTCTGGCCGGCTGGCCCTGCGCCGGGCTGCGGCTGCTGGAGGCGCCGACTCCCCCAGAGGAGCAATTGCTGCCTGTCCGCCTGTCCCCGGTGGGGGCCTATTCGCCTCCGGCTcggggggccctgccctgcctggccagTCCTGAGCTGGCATTGCTGCTGTCCCCGCTCTTTCCCAGAAGTAGCACCTTCCCCGCCGcggctcccccaccccgccaggtaTCCGTCCCCCCGCTGCCACCTCCACCTCGTCCGCCGAAAGCCCCTCGCTGGACCAGAAGCCCACCGCCTCCGCCTAGGCTAC TCCGTAGTTCCTGGTCATTTGCCGGCGTCCCCGGGGCCCAGCGGCTGTGGATGGCAGAAGCCCAGAGTGGGCCTGGCCAACTGCAGGAGCAGAAGAAAG GTCTCCTGATAGCCGTGAGCGCCGCGGTGGATAAAATCATCTCGCACTTTGGGGCCGCCAGGAACTTGGTTCAGAAG GCGCAATTGGGGGATAGCCGGCTGAGCCCCGACGTGGGCCACCTGGTGCTCACCACCCTGTGCCCGGCCCTGCACGCCCTGGTTGCCGACGGGCTCAAGCCTTTCCGCAAAGACCTCATCACCGGGCAGCGCAGAAGCAGTCCCTGGAGCGTGGTGGAAGCTTCGGTGAAGCCAG GCAGCGGCCCCCGTGCCCTGGGAACCCTGTACAGCCAGGTCAGCCGACTGGGGCCCCTAAGCAGCAGCCGCAGCCGCTTCCATGCTTTCATCTTGGGCCTACTCAA cacGAAGCAATTGGAACTGTGGTTCTCCAGGCTCCAGGAGGATGCAG GCCTGCTGTCCCTTCTCTACCTGCCCACTGGCTTCTTCTCGCTGGCTCGGGCCAGCTGCCCAGCACTGTCCACagagctgctgctcctgctgcagcCGCTGTCCGTGCTCACCTTTCACCTGGACCTGCTCTTcgagcaccaccaccacctgccGTTGGGCCCACCACaggcccccgccctgcccggctcGCCGCCTGCGCTGCAGCAGACGATGCAAGCTGTGCTGCACTGGGGGGGCCGGCTGGCCCAGAGCCTCCGGGGCGGCGCAGGCGAAGCGCCACCTGGCCCTTCAGCGCCCTCAGGCGCATCTGCTCCCAGCAGCTGGTGGGACCAGCTGACCCAGGCCTCCCGGGTCTATGCCTCTGGGGGTGCCGAAGGCTTCCGTCTTCCCCGATGGGGGTGCAGGCAGCCTGGGCCGGCAGCCGAGGGTACCCAGGAGAGGTCCCCGCCCACAGAGGAGGCGTCCCTGGGCAGAGGCCTCTGGCTTGGGAGACTCTTTGGAGTGCCTGGGGCACTGTCAGAAGCTGAGAGTGGAGCCCTGAAGTCCAG GAGACCGTCCAGCTGGTTGTCTCCGACTGTGAATGTGTTGGCTCTGGTGAAGCGGGGGGCACCTCCCGAGACTCCCAGCCCTCCCGAAGAGCTTGAGGCCCCAGCATCCAGCAGGGTGCAGACACACAG GGCAGTCCGGGCGCTCTGTGACCACACTGCGGCAGGACCTGACCAGCTGAGCTTCCGGCGTGGAGAAGTACTGCAGATCATCGCCACCGTGGATGAGGACTGGCTCCACTGTGGGCGCGATGGTGTGGAGGGGCTAGTGCCCGTGGGGTATACCTCCCTGGTTCTTTAG
- the RUSC1 gene encoding AP-4 complex accessory subunit RUSC1 isoform X2 yields MLSPQRALLCNLNHIHLQHVSLGLHLSRRPELREGPLSTSPPPGDTGGKESRGPCSGALVDANSNSPAVPCRCCQEHGQGLENRQDPAPEDEGPASPSDPGCSSSLSSCSDLSPDESPVSVYSRDLPHDQHAQPRPHICAQEPGSPPASAGPNACSPDSFCCSPDSCSGASSPPGPGLDSNCNALTTCQDVASPGLEEEDEGEEPDLPTTELPEPEDGKTGAGKTEPSWNINPIWKIDTEKIEADGNIVENNNPAWKAHGETTPAWTAEAGKGEPAAKADRGRTDSGSRAEAGNLEGGWRSDVSEEPVPQRTITSFHELAQKRKRGPGLPLVPQAKKDRSDWLIVFSPDTELPPTGTLGAAPAPPREVTTFKELRTRSRAPPPPLPPRDPPAGWALVPPRPPPPPVPPRRKKNRPGLQPIAEGQPEEGRAVSPAARREAAGAQEPEKPGAQARLEVRSSWSFAGVPGAQRLWMAEAQSGPGQLQEQKKGLLIAVSAAVDKIISHFGAARNLVQKAQLGDSRLSPDVGHLVLTTLCPALHALVADGLKPFRKDLITGQRRSSPWSVVEASVKPGSGPRALGTLYSQVSRLGPLSSSRSRFHAFILGLLNTKQLELWFSRLQEDAGLLSLLYLPTGFFSLARASCPALSTELLLLLQPLSVLTFHLDLLFEHHHHLPLGPPQAPALPGSPPALQQTMQAVLHWGGRLAQSLRGGAGEAPPGPSAPSGASAPSSWWDQLTQASRVYASGGAEGFRLPRWGCRQPGPAAEGTQERSPPTEEASLGRGLWLGRLFGVPGALSEAESGALKSRRPSSWLSPTVNVLALVKRGAPPETPSPPEELEAPASSRVQTHRAVRALCDHTAAGPDQLSFRRGEVLQIIATVDEDWLHCGRDGVEGLVPVGYTSLVL; encoded by the exons ATGCTGTCCCCTCAGAGGGCCTTACTCTGCAACCTCAACCACATCCACCTCCAGCACGTCTCTCTGGGCCTGCACTTGTCCCGCCGGCCCGAGCTCCGGGAGGGGCCTTTgagcacctcccctcccccaggggacACAGGGGGCAAGGAGAGTCGGGGCCCCTGCAGCGGGGCCCTGGTGGACGCCAACTCCAACAGCCCGGCGGTGCCCTGCCGATGCTGCCAGGAGcacgggcaggggctggagaaccGGCAGGACCCGGCGCCAGAGGACGAAGGGCCGGCTTCCCCCTCCGACCCCGGCTGCTCATCCTCTCTCAGCTCCTGCTCAGATCTCAGCCCTGACGAGTCGCCGGTCTCGGTCTACTCGCGGGACCTCCCCCACGACCAGCATGCCCAGCCTCGGCCCCACATCTGCGCTCAGGAGCCGGGCTCCCCGCCGGCCTCTGCCGGGCCCAATGCCTGCTCCCCAGACAGCTTCTGCTGCTCCCCGGATTCCTGCTCTGGGGCTTCCTCCCCTCCCGGTCCTGGCCTGGACTCCAACTGCAACGCGCTCACCACCTGCCAGGACGTCGCTTCCCCCGGGCTGGAAGAAGAGGACGAGGGTGAGGAGCCGGACCTCCCCACCACCGAACTCCCGGAGCCCGAGGACGGGAAAACGGGCGCCGGGAAAACGGAGCCCAGCTGGAACATCAACCCTATTTGGAAAATCGACACAGAGAAAATCGAAGCAGACGGGAACATCGTCGAGAACAATAACCCGGCTTGGAAAGCCCACGGGGAGACGACCCCCGCTTGGacggcagaagctgggaagggCGAGCCCGCGGCGAAAGCAGACAGGGGAAGAACGGATTCGGGCTCGAGAGCAGAAGCCGGGAACCTCGAGGGGGGATGGAGAAGTGACGTCAGCGAGGAGCCGGTGCCTCAGCGGACGATCACGTCCTTCCACGAGCTAGCCCAGAAGCGCAagcggggcccggggctgcccctcGTGCCGCAGGCCAAGAAAGACCGCAGTGACTGGCTCATCGTCTTCTCGCCCGACACCGAGCTGCCCCCCACCGGCACGCTGGGCGCCGCGCCCGCGCCACCGCGGGAAGTCACCACCTTCAAGGAACTCCGCACGCGAAGTCGggcaccgcccccgcccctcccgccccgggacccccccGCAGGCTGGGCCTTGGTCCcaccccggccgccgccgccccccgtgCCGCCCCGGAGGAAGAAGAACCGCCCGGGGTTGCAGCCCATAGCCGAGGGGCAGCCCGAGGAGGGCAGGGCCGTGAGTCCCGCGGCCCGCCGGGAGGCCGCAGGCGCCCAGGAGCCCGAGAAGCCCGGCGCGCAGGCACGCCTGGAGG TCCGTAGTTCCTGGTCATTTGCCGGCGTCCCCGGGGCCCAGCGGCTGTGGATGGCAGAAGCCCAGAGTGGGCCTGGCCAACTGCAGGAGCAGAAGAAAG GTCTCCTGATAGCCGTGAGCGCCGCGGTGGATAAAATCATCTCGCACTTTGGGGCCGCCAGGAACTTGGTTCAGAAG GCGCAATTGGGGGATAGCCGGCTGAGCCCCGACGTGGGCCACCTGGTGCTCACCACCCTGTGCCCGGCCCTGCACGCCCTGGTTGCCGACGGGCTCAAGCCTTTCCGCAAAGACCTCATCACCGGGCAGCGCAGAAGCAGTCCCTGGAGCGTGGTGGAAGCTTCGGTGAAGCCAG GCAGCGGCCCCCGTGCCCTGGGAACCCTGTACAGCCAGGTCAGCCGACTGGGGCCCCTAAGCAGCAGCCGCAGCCGCTTCCATGCTTTCATCTTGGGCCTACTCAA cacGAAGCAATTGGAACTGTGGTTCTCCAGGCTCCAGGAGGATGCAG GCCTGCTGTCCCTTCTCTACCTGCCCACTGGCTTCTTCTCGCTGGCTCGGGCCAGCTGCCCAGCACTGTCCACagagctgctgctcctgctgcagcCGCTGTCCGTGCTCACCTTTCACCTGGACCTGCTCTTcgagcaccaccaccacctgccGTTGGGCCCACCACaggcccccgccctgcccggctcGCCGCCTGCGCTGCAGCAGACGATGCAAGCTGTGCTGCACTGGGGGGGCCGGCTGGCCCAGAGCCTCCGGGGCGGCGCAGGCGAAGCGCCACCTGGCCCTTCAGCGCCCTCAGGCGCATCTGCTCCCAGCAGCTGGTGGGACCAGCTGACCCAGGCCTCCCGGGTCTATGCCTCTGGGGGTGCCGAAGGCTTCCGTCTTCCCCGATGGGGGTGCAGGCAGCCTGGGCCGGCAGCCGAGGGTACCCAGGAGAGGTCCCCGCCCACAGAGGAGGCGTCCCTGGGCAGAGGCCTCTGGCTTGGGAGACTCTTTGGAGTGCCTGGGGCACTGTCAGAAGCTGAGAGTGGAGCCCTGAAGTCCAG GAGACCGTCCAGCTGGTTGTCTCCGACTGTGAATGTGTTGGCTCTGGTGAAGCGGGGGGCACCTCCCGAGACTCCCAGCCCTCCCGAAGAGCTTGAGGCCCCAGCATCCAGCAGGGTGCAGACACACAG GGCAGTCCGGGCGCTCTGTGACCACACTGCGGCAGGACCTGACCAGCTGAGCTTCCGGCGTGGAGAAGTACTGCAGATCATCGCCACCGTGGATGAGGACTGGCTCCACTGTGGGCGCGATGGTGTGGAGGGGCTAGTGCCCGTGGGGTATACCTCCCTGGTTCTTTAG
- the RUSC1 gene encoding AP-4 complex accessory subunit RUSC1 isoform X3: MAEAQSGPGQLQEQKKGLLIAVSAAVDKIISHFGAARNLVQKAQLGDSRLSPDVGHLVLTTLCPALHALVADGLKPFRKDLITGQRRSSPWSVVEASVKPGSGPRALGTLYSQVSRLGPLSSSRSRFHAFILGLLNTKQLELWFSRLQEDAGLLSLLYLPTGFFSLARASCPALSTELLLLLQPLSVLTFHLDLLFEHHHHLPLGPPQAPALPGSPPALQQTMQAVLHWGGRLAQSLRGGAGEAPPGPSAPSGASAPSSWWDQLTQASRVYASGGAEGFRLPRWGCRQPGPAAEGTQERSPPTEEASLGRGLWLGRLFGVPGALSEAESGALKSRRPSSWLSPTVNVLALVKRGAPPETPSPPEELEAPASSRVQTHRAVRALCDHTAAGPDQLSFRRGEVLQIIATVDEDWLHCGRDGVEGLVPVGYTSLVL, from the exons ATGGCAGAAGCCCAGAGTGGGCCTGGCCAACTGCAGGAGCAGAAGAAAG GTCTCCTGATAGCCGTGAGCGCCGCGGTGGATAAAATCATCTCGCACTTTGGGGCCGCCAGGAACTTGGTTCAGAAG GCGCAATTGGGGGATAGCCGGCTGAGCCCCGACGTGGGCCACCTGGTGCTCACCACCCTGTGCCCGGCCCTGCACGCCCTGGTTGCCGACGGGCTCAAGCCTTTCCGCAAAGACCTCATCACCGGGCAGCGCAGAAGCAGTCCCTGGAGCGTGGTGGAAGCTTCGGTGAAGCCAG GCAGCGGCCCCCGTGCCCTGGGAACCCTGTACAGCCAGGTCAGCCGACTGGGGCCCCTAAGCAGCAGCCGCAGCCGCTTCCATGCTTTCATCTTGGGCCTACTCAA cacGAAGCAATTGGAACTGTGGTTCTCCAGGCTCCAGGAGGATGCAG GCCTGCTGTCCCTTCTCTACCTGCCCACTGGCTTCTTCTCGCTGGCTCGGGCCAGCTGCCCAGCACTGTCCACagagctgctgctcctgctgcagcCGCTGTCCGTGCTCACCTTTCACCTGGACCTGCTCTTcgagcaccaccaccacctgccGTTGGGCCCACCACaggcccccgccctgcccggctcGCCGCCTGCGCTGCAGCAGACGATGCAAGCTGTGCTGCACTGGGGGGGCCGGCTGGCCCAGAGCCTCCGGGGCGGCGCAGGCGAAGCGCCACCTGGCCCTTCAGCGCCCTCAGGCGCATCTGCTCCCAGCAGCTGGTGGGACCAGCTGACCCAGGCCTCCCGGGTCTATGCCTCTGGGGGTGCCGAAGGCTTCCGTCTTCCCCGATGGGGGTGCAGGCAGCCTGGGCCGGCAGCCGAGGGTACCCAGGAGAGGTCCCCGCCCACAGAGGAGGCGTCCCTGGGCAGAGGCCTCTGGCTTGGGAGACTCTTTGGAGTGCCTGGGGCACTGTCAGAAGCTGAGAGTGGAGCCCTGAAGTCCAG GAGACCGTCCAGCTGGTTGTCTCCGACTGTGAATGTGTTGGCTCTGGTGAAGCGGGGGGCACCTCCCGAGACTCCCAGCCCTCCCGAAGAGCTTGAGGCCCCAGCATCCAGCAGGGTGCAGACACACAG GGCAGTCCGGGCGCTCTGTGACCACACTGCGGCAGGACCTGACCAGCTGAGCTTCCGGCGTGGAGAAGTACTGCAGATCATCGCCACCGTGGATGAGGACTGGCTCCACTGTGGGCGCGATGGTGTGGAGGGGCTAGTGCCCGTGGGGTATACCTCCCTGGTTCTTTAG